A part of Candidatus Omnitrophota bacterium genomic DNA contains:
- a CDS encoding ATP synthase subunit I yields MKQARAFENRLTVEILGIVFLVGTLFFLLGKSKISLGVVIGGMGSSINFKLMVKSAKKKIEFSGKKNYLFFPAGYFLRYATMTAILLGLSFKGLECLIGGAIGLFCLRLSIFVDTIFYKNRSLQN; encoded by the coding sequence ATGAAGCAGGCAAGGGCCTTCGAAAATAGATTAACTGTAGAAATATTAGGCATAGTTTTTTTAGTTGGCACTTTATTTTTTCTATTAGGAAAAAGCAAGATCTCTCTTGGCGTTGTCATCGGCGGTATGGGCAGTAGTATAAATTTTAAATTGATGGTAAAAAGCGCAAAGAAAAAAATTGAGTTTAGCGGCAAAAAAAATTATTTGTTTTTTCCGGCCGGTTATTTCCTAAGATATGCTACAATGACAGCTATACTTTTAGGTTTGTCTTTTAAGGGGTTAGAATGTTTGATCGGAGGCGCGATCGGGTTATTTTGCCTGCGGCTGTCGATATTCGTGGATACCATTTTTTATAAAAACAGATCATTACAAAATTAA
- a CDS encoding AtpZ/AtpI family protein, with protein sequence MNNSFFHYLGLVIQLGLVIIVAMAVGLSIGVFLDSKLGSGFLFTVVFSIFGVAGGFKAAYQLIREKDNEAGKGLRK encoded by the coding sequence ATGAATAATTCTTTTTTTCACTATCTTGGCCTGGTGATTCAGTTAGGCCTGGTAATAATAGTGGCTATGGCTGTTGGGTTATCTATTGGGGTTTTTTTAGATAGTAAACTGGGCAGCGGTTTTTTATTTACGGTTGTTTTTTCGATATTTGGCGTGGCCGGCGGGTTTAAGGCCGCCTATCAGTTGATCAGAGAAAAGGATAATGAAGCAGGCAAGGGCCTTCGAAAATAG
- the atpC gene encoding ATP synthase F1 subunit epsilon, which produces MKNFNLTITLSQKKIFQDKVISEITVPAKEGWLTVLAGHAPLLAILKKGKIKIIKKENNRQEFEIEEGFIEVTEQGVTILAKKA; this is translated from the coding sequence ATGAAGAATTTTAACCTTACCATAACCTTATCCCAAAAGAAAATATTCCAGGACAAAGTTATTAGCGAAATAACCGTGCCTGCTAAAGAAGGCTGGTTGACTGTTTTAGCAGGCCATGCCCCGCTTTTAGCTATTCTCAAAAAAGGAAAAATAAAAATAATAAAGAAGGAAAATAACAGGCAAGAATTTGAGATTGAAGAGGGCTTTATCGAAGTAACCGAACAGGGAGTAACTATATTAGCTAAAAAAGCGTAA
- a CDS encoding ROK family transcriptional regulator translates to MEPKQFLTELEKKNWVILEIIRKNGPVTKTDISQLTGINIVTVSNYVNKYLDQGLVRGRGLDSSTGGRKPELVELNSDFAFAVGLDLGPLNVPAADMTAILTNLSGRVIVKLKRSRPKEDIDRLLDKSTGLISELIKNSAVGREKIKGAGISIPAVALSSYPAIKSRIEQEFGMPVFIDNDANLSAFGEKMIGLTPEVKNIVYLHSETSCGIIINGEIYRGTSGSTGELAFREQLSNGNGFIKARRGPWLQTGESGLRTLTYAKHILKQGVESEINQIAGENLEQLTFQTITQAAKNGDKLAMELVEDAGVNLGMRVACLVNIFNPEMVIIGGGLIGTGSLLLDPIRKTVKKYAFEETASAAKILPAQLGEDSAVAGAAGLVIREVFLQA, encoded by the coding sequence ATGGAACCAAAACAATTCCTAACCGAACTTGAGAAAAAGAATTGGGTAATTCTTGAAATAATAAGGAAAAACGGGCCTGTTACCAAGACCGACATTTCCCAGCTTACCGGAATAAATATAGTCACCGTTTCAAATTATGTTAATAAATATTTGGATCAAGGGTTGGTGCGGGGAAGAGGGCTTGACTCCTCGACCGGTGGGCGCAAACCGGAATTGGTGGAACTAAATAGTGATTTTGCTTTTGCTGTCGGCCTTGACCTGGGACCGCTTAATGTGCCTGCGGCGGATATGACAGCTATCTTAACAAACTTATCCGGAAGGGTAATCGTAAAATTAAAACGAAGCCGTCCCAAAGAAGACATAGATAGGTTGCTCGACAAATCAACAGGCCTGATTAGCGAGCTAATAAAAAATTCTGCCGTCGGCAGAGAAAAAATAAAAGGCGCGGGAATAAGTATTCCGGCGGTTGCCCTGAGTAGTTACCCGGCTATTAAGTCTCGGATTGAACAGGAGTTCGGTATGCCTGTTTTTATTGACAACGACGCTAATCTGTCTGCTTTTGGCGAGAAGATGATCGGGTTAACCCCGGAGGTTAAAAATATAGTCTATCTGCATTCTGAGACGAGTTGCGGGATTATAATTAACGGAGAGATATATCGGGGGACGAGCGGAAGCACAGGCGAGTTAGCTTTCAGGGAACAGCTTAGTAATGGAAACGGGTTTATCAAGGCCCGCCGGGGACCATGGTTACAAACCGGGGAGAGCGGTTTGAGAACGCTGACTTATGCTAAGCATATCCTTAAACAGGGAGTGGAGTCTGAAATAAACCAGATAGCTGGCGAAAATCTGGAACAGTTAACCTTCCAAACCATAACGCAGGCGGCTAAAAACGGTGATAAATTAGCCATGGAATTGGTCGAAGATGCCGGTGTAAATTTAGGTATGCGGGTTGCCTGTTTAGTTAATATATTTAATCCGGAAATGGTTATAATCGGGGGAGGGCTGATCGGCACCGGTTCATTGCTCTTAGACCCGATCAGAAAGACAGTAAAAAAGTATGCTTTTGAGGAAACTGCCAGTGCGGCCAAAATTCTTCCCGCCCAGTTAGGAGAAGATTCAGCAGTTGCCGGTGCGGCCGGCCTTGTCATTCGGGAAGTATTCTTACAGGCCTAG
- a CDS encoding PilZ domain-containing protein has product MDFDSEKRKHKRVDLSIPVEIKSITEDFPRLFEGAVTDNLSQGGLYLRVPEKYVVEPGENVFVHISLPREKAKAPLFSRLVGKARVLRREKLTKQDPDCPSCLGLALEFNKDAIFLAVAN; this is encoded by the coding sequence GTGGATTTTGATTCTGAAAAGAGAAAACATAAAAGAGTAGACTTGTCTATACCGGTAGAGATTAAAAGCATAACCGAGGATTTCCCCCGGTTGTTTGAAGGAGCCGTTACCGACAATTTAAGCCAGGGAGGTTTGTACTTAAGGGTGCCTGAGAAGTATGTTGTCGAACCGGGTGAAAATGTATTTGTTCACATTTCCCTGCCGCGTGAAAAAGCAAAAGCCCCTCTTTTCTCCAGATTGGTCGGAAAAGCCAGGGTATTAAGAAGAGAAAAATTAACCAAGCAGGATCCGGATTGTCCGTCCTGCCTGGGATTGGCGTTAGAATTTAACAAGGATGCCATATTTTTGGCAGTGGCTAATTGA
- a CDS encoding PilZ domain-containing protein, with protein sequence MEKKIGRERREFLRFDASLKMRYKILFSEIEGIATLKNISRGGMGFSVIKGKDLLKDASADFEIDVPGEDYPILTKGKAVWFNKVSAEDASLLSNGVEFVDIRPADKSILLDYAYDRWAEKQSLRNK encoded by the coding sequence TTGGAAAAGAAAATAGGAAGGGAAAGAAGAGAGTTTTTGAGATTTGACGCTTCCTTGAAAATGCGGTATAAGATTTTATTCTCTGAAATAGAAGGCATTGCTACTTTGAAAAATATTAGCAGAGGCGGGATGGGGTTTTCGGTGATTAAAGGAAAGGATTTACTCAAAGATGCATCGGCAGACTTTGAGATAGATGTTCCGGGTGAGGACTATCCGATTTTGACTAAAGGGAAAGCGGTTTGGTTTAACAAAGTTTCTGCAGAGGATGCATCTTTGTTGAGTAATGGCGTAGAATTTGTCGATATAAGACCGGCTGACAAAAGCATTCTACTGGATTATGCATATGATCGCTGGGCTGAAAAGCAATCGTTGAGGAATAAATAA